In Asticcacaulis sp. MM231, the genomic window GCCAGACCGGCTGGAGCGCAGCCTGGCTGACCATGTTCCGCGCCCGCCTCGGTGAGGGTGATACGGCAGAAGCCATGCTGACCAAACTGTTCCGCGAATCGACCGCCGCCAACTTCTTCGATACCCACCCGGCTGACAAGGCGCCCATCTTCCAGATCGACGGTAATCTCGGCGCTACGGCCGCCATGGCGGAAATGCTCATTCAGAGTCATGGCGGCGTTCTGAAACTGTTGCCAGCCTTACCCGCCGCCTGGCCAAACGGCCGCGTCACCGGCCTGCGCGCTCGTGGCGGCATCAAGGTCGACCTCCTGTGGGATAAGGGCGCAACCCAGGCCGTGATCCGGCCGTCGTACGATGTCAACATGGCCATCCTGCCGCCACCGGGGCAGGCCTTTGTGGCCGGCGCACCCAAGACCACCAAGCTGAAGGGCGGGCAGGTCTATAAACTTACCTGCGGAACAATAGGCAAGACATGATCGTTTCCGACACCTTTGCCTTTCTCCACCTGCATAAATCGGGCGGCACCTTCGTCAATCATATGATGATCAAGTGCCTCGCGTCGGCCAGGCGCGTCGGTTATCATCTGCCGTATAGTGAAATGCCGGACACCTGCCGTCATCTGGCTGTGCTTGGCACGGTGCGTAACCCGTGGGCCTATTATGTGTCGTGGTACCATTTCCAGAACGGCCAGGAGCGGCCCAATCCGCTCTTCCTGATTTGCAGCGAAAACCGCTCGCTCGACTTTGCCGGCACGATCCGCAATCTCGTGACCCTGGCTGATGACTCGGCGCGCGTTGAGCGGCTGGCTGAGGTGTTCCCGGATCATTTCGTCAATTACGGGCTCAATCTCAGGCAACAGTGTATCGAGAGGATTCGCGGTTCCGGCGCGGGATTTTACAGCTTCCTCTATAACCGGCTTTACGCGGGCGCCGCCTCTCCGAACATTATCCCTATGGAGCGTCTGCGCGAAACCCTGTTTGACATGCAACTCGGTCTGAACGCTCAGGAAACCCTGCTAACACGCGACTTTCTGCGATCGGTGCCGAAGCTGAACGTCAGTGATCACGGCGCTTATCAGGATTACTACACGCCCGAACTCAGAGATCTGGTGGCGCTGTGGGATCACCAGGTGATTGACGCCTATGACTACAGATTCTGACATTCCCATGGGTATTGGCAAGGCGGATAACAAGGAAACGTTATCTGTAGACATCGCTATTTTCTTGAGGATAGGCTTCCAACAAAGTCCGCAACGGTTACGCATATGAATTTTGCCCACGATGCCCAGAAACTGGGAGCCTTCGATATTGCCGAGCTAAGAGCCGTGGTCGCAGGCTTCGACGACGAGGTATGGAACGCCGACGCCAGCCGGCAGAAGGCCTTCGACGCGCATACCAGCACCCAAACCCTCAAGCTGATTGCCGACAGCGACTTTCGTCATACGAACCCCACCGTTCATCCGGCCTTCACGACCCTTGAGCACCTGCTTAACCCCTTTATGGCTCATATCCGCGGGTATTATTTGCAGACCATGCGCCAGCGCATCGTGGCGGAGAAGAACGGCCCCGGCTATTTCATCCGCGCCCTGCTGACGCGGCTGCCGTCTAAGGCGTCCATCAAGCCGCATATTGATGATGGCGAGTCCCTGAAGCGCTGCCATCGCATCCACGTCCCCATCATCTCGAACCCCGACAGCCTGTTCATTGTCGGCAACAAGCGCTTTCATATGCCCGAAGGCGAAATGTGGGAAATCAACAACCGCCGCACCCATGCCGTCATAAACGACGGCGCAGAGGCCCGTGTTCACCTCATCATGGACTATGTCCAGCCCGGTGAAACCGTATTCGACCTCGAAGGCCCCCTTACCGCTTAGGATATCACATGACGCAAACCTTAAAAATCCGCCAGATCTACCTCAAGGACCTGTCCTATCAGGCCCCGACCGGAGCCGAGATCTTCACGCGCGAATGGTCGCCCAAGGTCAAGGTCGATATGAAGCTGGAAAACAGCCATCTGTCGGGTTCGCTTTACGAGGTCGTCCTGACGCTCTCGATCGTGACCACCAGCGCAGGCAGCACCGCCTATATGATCGAGCTTATGCAGGCTGGCATCTTCGAGCTCACCGGCTACACCGATGCCCAGCGCGAGCAGGTTCTTGGCGGCAAATGCGCCAGCATTCTCTTCCCCTATGCGCGCGAGACGGTTGAAGGCCTGTTGATGAAGGCACGCCTCCCGGCGCTCATCCTCGACCCGATCGACTTCGAAACGAACTGAACAGGTGCGCGGCAGATCGTCTTGACGGCCGCCGCCTTTCAATGATACCGCTAACATAATAGCGCACCCAGAGGCGCGAGGTTACACAGGGACAGCTCACATGTTACAATCGGCCACGCTCGCAGACCGCCTGTTACTAACCGCAGCGCCACTCGCCGTGGGACTGGCCGTCATGCTGTCGCCGATGGCCGCACAGGCCGCGACGCCAGACGCGTGCACGAGCGCGCCTTGCGCCTTTCTCGACAAAAACCTGACACCGGAAGCGCGCGCCCGCGATCTCGTCAAGCGCATGACGCTTGAGGAAAAAGCGGCGCAGATGCAGGACAATGCGCCGGCCATTCCGCGCCTCGGCCTGAAGCGCTATGGCTGGTGGAACGAGGTGCTGCACGGCGTTGCCCGTGCCGGTTCCGCCACCGTCTATCCGCAAGCCATCGGCCTGGCCGCCACCTGGGACGCACCGCTGATGGACCGTATCGGCGACGCCATCGCCACCGAAGGCCGCGCCAATCACAACGCCGCCCTGAAACGCGATCCTTCCGGCACCGATCGCTATTTCGGCGTCAATTACTGGTCGCCCAACATCAATATCTTCCGCGATCCGCGCTGGGGCCGGGGCCAGGAAACCTATGGCGAAGACCCTTACCTGACCGGCCATGTGGCGACCCGCTTCATCCACGGCATCCAGGGCGATGATCCGCTCTATTACAAGGGCATCGCCACACCGAAGCACTTCGTCGTCCATTCCGGACCGGAACCCTTGCGCCACGGCTTCAATGTCGATGTGTCGCCGTTCGATCTCGAAGACACCTATACGCCCGCCTTCCGCGCCGCCATTGTCGATGCCAAGGCGGATTCGCTGATGTGCGCCTATAACGCCATCGATGGCGCGCCGGCCTGCGGCAGCCCCTTGCTGCAAAACCTGCTGCGCGACGACTGGGGCTTCAAGGGCTTTGTCGTCACCGACTGCGATTCCATCGATGATATGTTCACCGGCCACAAACTCTATCCCGATGCGGCGGCCGCTTCGGCAGCGGCGGTCAAGGCCGGTTCCGATCTTGACTGCGGCCCGACCTATCAGGCCCTGCCCGACGCCGTAAAGCGCGGTTTGTTGACGGAAGCCGATATGGACCGTTCGCTGGAACGCCTGATGGCGGCGCGCATCCGCATGGGTCTGATCGACGGCGGCGTCTATGATCAGATTCCGGCCAGCGCCATCAATTCAACGGCGCATAGGGCTCTGGCGCTCGAAGCCGCAGAAAAAGCCATGGTGCTTTTAAGTAATCCTAAGGGCGTGCTGCCGCTCAAAGGGTCGGAGCGCATCGCCGTCATCGGGCCCAATGCCGATCTGCTGCAAAGCCTTGAAGGCAACTATACCGGCGCGCCGGTCGATCCGTCCTTCCCGCTCCGTGCCCTGCGCCGGGCTTTCGGCGCGGACAAGGTGACCTATGCCGCCGGTGCACCGTTGATCGACGGCATGCGGATGCCGGTGCCGGAAACCTTCCTGAAACCGACGGCCGATAGCTCAGCGCAGGGCTTAAAGGGCGAGTATTTCGACAACACGAGCTTTGATGGCGCGGCGAAGATAAGCCGCATCGATCCGGTCATCAATTTCGACTTCTATCGCACAGCACCCGAAGGCATGAAGCCGCTGGGCTTTTCGATCCGCTGGACCGGCGTCATCACCCCGCCGGTGGCGGGCGCCTACAAACTTGGCTTCCGTATGTCCGCGCCGCGTCAGGGCCAGCCCCTGCCCGACGTCAAGGTGTGGGTGGACGGCAAGCTGGTGGTAACGCCCGAGCTGTCACAAGCCGCCGGCAAGGACCAGGCCTTCTGCGGCGACGCCTGCGCCAAGCCACCGATGGCGCCGGTGGATATCACCTTCACCGACACCAAACCGCATGACATCCGCATCGATTACGTCCGCGCCGTCGAGGACCGCGCCCTGTCGCTGGACTGGATAGCCCCCACGCAGCCGCTGGTCGCCGCCGCGGTCGAGGCGGCCAAGGCCAGCGATGTCGTGGTGGCCTTTGTCGGCCTGTCGCCCGATCTCGAAGGCGAAGAGATGGCGGTCAACTATCCCGGCTTCTCCGGCGGCGACCGCACCAGTCTGGCCCTGCCGGCCGCGCAAAAAGCGATGCTTGAAGCGGTCAAGGCGACGGGCAAGAAACTGGTCGTCGTCTATATGACCGGCGGGCCGGTCTCCGATCCGTGGGTTGAGAAAAACGCCGATGCCGTCCTGCAGGCCTGGTATCCCGGTCAGGCCGGCGGCGAGGCCATCGCCAATACCCTGCTCGGCAAGAACAATCCGGCCGGCCGCCTGCCCTACACCATCCACCGTGATGTCGCCGATCTGCCGCCTTTCGAAGACTACGCAATGGCCAACCGTACCTATCGCTATTTCAAGGGGCCGGTGATGTACGCCTTCGGCCACGGCCTGAGCTACACAACGTTCGCTTACGACAAGCCGGCCTTGTCCGGGACCGCGATCAACGCCGGTGACGGCGTCAAGGCCCGCGTGATGGTGCGTAATTCAGGTCAGCGTGATGGCGATGAGGTGGTGCAACTCTATGTCACCAAGCCGGGCGATACAGCCAGACCAGTGCTGGCGGGTTTTTCGCGTGTGCATTTGAAAGCCGGCGCCTCGCAAAGCGTGACGCTCGATCTCGACGCCCGCGCCCTCTCGCAGGTCGACAACGCCGGCGCCCGCAAGGTCTTGCCCGGTCATTATGTCATCTATCTTGGCGGCGGCCAGCCGGATGACGTCAAGACGGTATCGGCGGAGCTAGTGGTCAGCGGCGAGAGCAAGCTGCCGAAATAGCTGTCGTTAAGACGCCGTTACGGGCCGGGCGAGCGCGTGCAGGAATTCCGGACGCACTGCGCCCAGCGATTTACGCTCGGCGAAGATCACCGACCCGATCGCCGGCGAATAGAGCGGCGCCCGCACATCGTACATCATCGAGAAGCTGTTGAGGTGCCGGCGGAAGGGCTCCAGAATAAGCGCCCCACAGCGGAACACGCCGCCCGAATAGGACAGGGCAACAGGTTCATCGGCGCCATAGTGGAGGTTAAGGCGGATGGCGTCGACGATGGCGGCCAGTTCGTAACCGGCGCAATCGAAGATGCGCAACGCTACGCGGTCGCCCTGCTCCGCCGCCTCTGCCACAAGTTTCGACATGGCGGCGATACGATCGCGTGATGGCGCTTCACGCCCAAAGACATGGCCGCAGATATCAAGATCGTTTTTCAGATCCATGGCCTGCATGAAGATATCGTAGAGCGGCCCTTTGGCCAGGCGGCCATCGCCCATGCGTGAAAAGGCGTTTAAGCCCGAAATCGCGATCCAGTGCGCCGAACCCTCATCCGAGAAAACCTCGCCCCAGCCGCCACCGCGCGCCGAAATGCCTTTTCGTTCGCCATAACCGATCGAGCCCGTGCCGGCGACGATATTGATACCGTCGGCACCGCCGAGCGAACCGGCCCAGCCGCAGATCATGTCATTGCCACAGGTGTAACGGTGATGGCCGAGCACGGCTTCGGGCACCACATCGAGCATGGCCTCGGCGGTCGAATCCTCGCCATAGGCCGGCAAACCAAAAAAGGCATGGTCGACGTCGGCCGCCGTGGCGCCCACTTGCTCAAGCACGGCATGAACACCCTGTGACAACAGTTCATGCAAGCCATCAAAGCCGATCTGGATATAGTAGCTTGTGCCGGTCTGATGGCTGGCGACGACACGCCCACCCTGATCGACCAGAACGAATTCCGTCTTGGTGCCACCACCATCAACGCCGAGAAGATAGCCCATAAGCGCTTTCCAAAAAGTGTGACGCCCTTTTTGGATCAAAAAGCGCACCACTAAAGTGTCCTATACTACCCCAGTTCGTGAAATCCGCACGCCCTGCACCACGCGATTGACCGTGCCCGACGTATTGGGCTTATCCGGCGTCAGCTTGTGGTTTAGGGCCTCCTGGAAGGCGAAGATCTGCGGTCCGATGATATAGGGGAAAAGCAGATCGGTATCATCCGCCGTTTCCAAGCCATGGATGCGCACCGTATCGGCGGCCTCGACGCCGACACCGTCCTGCCCCGTGATGGCGATGACGCGAGCGGCGTCATTGTCCTTGCGCAGTTCATCGAGCAGGTCGGCATCGTAACAGCGCGTATAGGCGTTGTTGGAAAAGAACACGACAACGAGGGTCTTGGCATTGACGATCGTCTTCGGTCCATGGCGGAAGCCGAGCGGCGAGTCGAACATCGTGACGCGCGCGCCATTGGTCAGCTCCAGCAGTTTGAGGCCAGATTCGCGCGCCAGGCCTTGGAAAATATGGCTGCCGAGATAGACGATGCGCTCATAGCCCTGCGAGGCCGCCGTCTTCATCATAACGGTGTAGTCGTTGATCGCGCCTTGGGTGGCGGAGGCGATCGCTTCGATGCGGCCTTGCATGGCGTCGATGCCAGAGAAGACGGCCAGGCCCGCATACATCATGCAGGAGAAGCTCGACGTCATGGCGAAGCTGCGATCGTGGGTGGCGTCGGGCAGCAGGATGGTCAGGCCTTTCGAACCCTTGCCATAGCCGGCGAGCGCGCCATCGGCGTTGCAGGTGATGACGAGGTGATGCAGGTCGGTGACGAAACGGTCGGCCAGTTCGACAGCGGCAACGCTTTCGGGGCTATTGCCCGAACGGCCAAAGGAGACCAGAAGCGTCGGCGTATCGCTCTCGAAATAAAGCTGAGGCGCACAAGAGAAATCAGTCGTCGGGATCGCCTCGACGCGCTGTTTCAGCCTTGCCGACAGCGCAGGGGCCAGGCAGTCACCGATAAAGGCTGAGGTGCCGGCGCCGGTCAAGACGATGCGGACCTTGCGGGCCAGCAAGGGGGCGAGGAAGGTTTCGATCTCTTTTTGCTGCGCCACCAGCAGGCCTTGTGTCTGGCGCAACATCTCCGGCTGTTGTTCGATCTCACGCGCCGTCCACAGGCCACCCAGCTTTTCCAGAGTGGTTTCATCCAGGCCCAAACGGGCGACTGTCTCAGGCATAAATCAACTCCAGGGCACTTACAGTTTCAGGGGTACAGGCAGCGTAATAGGCATCAAGCGTGGCGCCGATATGCGCGATGACCAGATGTTCCGGTGTCAGCTTCAGCCCGCCATCGCGGATAATAGCATAGGCGTCGGGCAAATACTGACTGACCAATGCCAGGGGTGGCGCGCTGCGCGTCAGGTTTTTGAACATCACCTCTTGCGCGGCGGTGATCTGGCCGTCCGGCCAGTAATAGCGGATGCGGTCCGACAGGCTGTATTGCAGGTCGAACCGCAGATCAGCGCCGGTGGCGTGATAATACTTGGTCCAGTTCTTTGGCTCGGCCTTCATGCGCTCGACAACGACATCGCGGAAACCGGACTGTTGCTCAGGCACGATCCACTCGCGCTCGATCGCGTCGAGCGCCCACAGGGCTTCACGCAAGGCGAAGGTGACACCGGGCCCCACCTTCAGAACAGCGAAATGATCCTCCACCAGTTGTTTCAGCGCCTTCGGCGTCTGGTAATCGGTCGAATGCGCCTCAAAGACAAGCGTATCGAGCTTATCGAGCGCATGGCTGAGCTTGACGGCCTTGGCGCGATCATAGTCGATGACCTTGTGGTGATCGAACTCGACGCCCGGCTGAACGACGGTGGCGATGACACGTGGCCAGGCCTGATTGAGGCCCAGTTCAGCGAAGATAGCCTTGTGGGCGTTGATCGTGACGAGCGCCGCTTCGGGCGTGGTGACTTCCAGCTCTGGCAGGTCTTCGTGTGCGCCACCGGGTACCGGCACTTCGGTACCGATGACGTAGACGGGGGCTTCGCCACCGACGCGCTGGTGGGTTGTTTCGGCGATCGCGATCAGACGCGCCGCACGACGGGCGATCGTATCTTCCGGCAGCGGCACCGGATCATCGGCGCACGACATCGAGCAATCGGCGTGGATCTTGCGGAAACCGGCGGCGACATAGGCCTCAATCAGAACCTCGGCCTTGAGCATGGCCTCATCGGCGGACAGGTGGGTCCACGGGTTCGGGCCGAGGTGGTCACCACCCAGCACGATACGGTCACGCGACAGGCCGATACGATCAGCTATGGCGTAAACGAAGGCGACGAAATCGGCCGGCTGCATGCCAGTGTAGCCGCCGTCCTGATTGACCTGGTTGCAGGTCGCTTCGATCAGAGTGATATCGGCGCCGACCTTGAGGGCATGGGCAAAGCTTGCCTCAACCACAAGCGGATGGGCCGAACATACCGACGTTATGCCAACGGCCTTGCCAGCCTTGTG contains:
- a CDS encoding glycoside hydrolase family 95-like protein → MLIQSHGGVLKLLPALPAAWPNGRVTGLRARGGIKVDLLWDKGATQAVIRPSYDVNMAILPPPGQAFVAGAPKTTKLKGGQVYKLTCGTIGKT
- a CDS encoding aspartyl/asparaginyl beta-hydroxylase domain-containing protein, whose amino-acid sequence is MNFAHDAQKLGAFDIAELRAVVAGFDDEVWNADASRQKAFDAHTSTQTLKLIADSDFRHTNPTVHPAFTTLEHLLNPFMAHIRGYYLQTMRQRIVAEKNGPGYFIRALLTRLPSKASIKPHIDDGESLKRCHRIHVPIISNPDSLFIVGNKRFHMPEGEMWEINNRRTHAVINDGAEARVHLIMDYVQPGETVFDLEGPLTA
- the secB gene encoding protein-export chaperone SecB, with translation MTQTLKIRQIYLKDLSYQAPTGAEIFTREWSPKVKVDMKLENSHLSGSLYEVVLTLSIVTTSAGSTAYMIELMQAGIFELTGYTDAQREQVLGGKCASILFPYARETVEGLLMKARLPALILDPIDFETN
- a CDS encoding glycoside hydrolase family 3 C-terminal domain-containing protein; translated protein: MLQSATLADRLLLTAAPLAVGLAVMLSPMAAQAATPDACTSAPCAFLDKNLTPEARARDLVKRMTLEEKAAQMQDNAPAIPRLGLKRYGWWNEVLHGVARAGSATVYPQAIGLAATWDAPLMDRIGDAIATEGRANHNAALKRDPSGTDRYFGVNYWSPNINIFRDPRWGRGQETYGEDPYLTGHVATRFIHGIQGDDPLYYKGIATPKHFVVHSGPEPLRHGFNVDVSPFDLEDTYTPAFRAAIVDAKADSLMCAYNAIDGAPACGSPLLQNLLRDDWGFKGFVVTDCDSIDDMFTGHKLYPDAAAASAAAVKAGSDLDCGPTYQALPDAVKRGLLTEADMDRSLERLMAARIRMGLIDGGVYDQIPASAINSTAHRALALEAAEKAMVLLSNPKGVLPLKGSERIAVIGPNADLLQSLEGNYTGAPVDPSFPLRALRRAFGADKVTYAAGAPLIDGMRMPVPETFLKPTADSSAQGLKGEYFDNTSFDGAAKISRIDPVINFDFYRTAPEGMKPLGFSIRWTGVITPPVAGAYKLGFRMSAPRQGQPLPDVKVWVDGKLVVTPELSQAAGKDQAFCGDACAKPPMAPVDITFTDTKPHDIRIDYVRAVEDRALSLDWIAPTQPLVAAAVEAAKASDVVVAFVGLSPDLEGEEMAVNYPGFSGGDRTSLALPAAQKAMLEAVKATGKKLVVVYMTGGPVSDPWVEKNADAVLQAWYPGQAGGEAIANTLLGKNNPAGRLPYTIHRDVADLPPFEDYAMANRTYRYFKGPVMYAFGHGLSYTTFAYDKPALSGTAINAGDGVKARVMVRNSGQRDGDEVVQLYVTKPGDTARPVLAGFSRVHLKAGASQSVTLDLDARALSQVDNAGARKVLPGHYVIYLGGGQPDDVKTVSAELVVSGESKLPK
- a CDS encoding BadF/BadG/BcrA/BcrD ATPase family protein, coding for MGYLLGVDGGGTKTEFVLVDQGGRVVASHQTGTSYYIQIGFDGLHELLSQGVHAVLEQVGATAADVDHAFFGLPAYGEDSTAEAMLDVVPEAVLGHHRYTCGNDMICGWAGSLGGADGINIVAGTGSIGYGERKGISARGGGWGEVFSDEGSAHWIAISGLNAFSRMGDGRLAKGPLYDIFMQAMDLKNDLDICGHVFGREAPSRDRIAAMSKLVAEAAEQGDRVALRIFDCAGYELAAIVDAIRLNLHYGADEPVALSYSGGVFRCGALILEPFRRHLNSFSMMYDVRAPLYSPAIGSVIFAERKSLGAVRPEFLHALARPVTAS
- a CDS encoding SIS domain-containing protein, which codes for MPETVARLGLDETTLEKLGGLWTAREIEQQPEMLRQTQGLLVAQQKEIETFLAPLLARKVRIVLTGAGTSAFIGDCLAPALSARLKQRVEAIPTTDFSCAPQLYFESDTPTLLVSFGRSGNSPESVAAVELADRFVTDLHHLVITCNADGALAGYGKGSKGLTILLPDATHDRSFAMTSSFSCMMYAGLAVFSGIDAMQGRIEAIASATQGAINDYTVMMKTAASQGYERIVYLGSHIFQGLARESGLKLLELTNGARVTMFDSPLGFRHGPKTIVNAKTLVVVFFSNNAYTRCYDADLLDELRKDNDAARVIAITGQDGVGVEAADTVRIHGLETADDTDLLFPYIIGPQIFAFQEALNHKLTPDKPNTSGTVNRVVQGVRISRTGVV
- a CDS encoding D-tagatose-bisphosphate aldolase, class II, non-catalytic subunit, which produces MKAMLDLVARHKAGKAVGITSVCSAHPLVVEASFAHALKVGADITLIEATCNQVNQDGGYTGMQPADFVAFVYAIADRIGLSRDRIVLGGDHLGPNPWTHLSADEAMLKAEVLIEAYVAAGFRKIHADCSMSCADDPVPLPEDTIARRAARLIAIAETTHQRVGGEAPVYVIGTEVPVPGGAHEDLPELEVTTPEAALVTINAHKAIFAELGLNQAWPRVIATVVQPGVEFDHHKVIDYDRAKAVKLSHALDKLDTLVFEAHSTDYQTPKALKQLVEDHFAVLKVGPGVTFALREALWALDAIEREWIVPEQQSGFRDVVVERMKAEPKNWTKYYHATGADLRFDLQYSLSDRIRYYWPDGQITAAQEVMFKNLTRSAPPLALVSQYLPDAYAIIRDGGLKLTPEHLVIAHIGATLDAYYAACTPETVSALELIYA